A genomic stretch from Telopea speciosissima isolate NSW1024214 ecotype Mountain lineage chromosome 7, Tspe_v1, whole genome shotgun sequence includes:
- the LOC122666748 gene encoding probable mediator of RNA polymerase II transcription subunit 26c isoform X1 — protein MDYDDFRSILRNSGVDLWTLMDTAISVASLDYGNELKDRRDGIVERLYSSMVPRCRNCEIDSMRTNNKEIKKLQQHSPVEPSIEKESSSHEGKGGSPSTPRSLDRDDDGDRSYGHSTIEDEETKILNIREHLEDPDQSEDYVISLLQNLADMDITLKALKETDIGRHVNRLRKHSSNEVRRLVKQLVRRWKDVVDEWVKLNTPGGGTANSAALIADGDSPQQNPLKSTQNVHHHHFQVPDFAYSPNPHNGSSGSDKNHSESEPKGKAVPSRRETQTKTPVSALATASASPSPNKQREQKDSAIDPERLASARRRLQENYQEAQNAKKQRTIQVMDLHDIPKPKNSFIGKKGGFQARHW, from the exons ATGGACTATGATGATTTTAGATCGATTTTGAGGAATTCAGGGGTGGATCTATGGACTTTAATGGACACGGCAATCTCTGTTGCCTCTTTGGATTACGGAAACGAATTGAAGGATCGAAGAGATGGAATCGTAGAGCGGCTTTACTCGTCGATGGTTCCTCGATGTCGTAACTGTGAAATCGATTCAATGAGAACTAATAACAAAGAGATTAAAAAGCTGCAACAACATTCTCCGGTGGAACCTTCGATTGAAAAGGAGAGCAGTAGCCATGAAGGAAAGGGAGGTTCTCCTTCCACTCCGCGGTCACTTGACAGGGATGATGACGGAGATCGAAGCTATGGACACTCAACAATTGAGGACGAGGAGACTAAGATTCTCAATATCAGGGAGCATCTCGAAGATCCCGATcag TCGGAAGATTATGTGATAAGTCTGCTACAAAACCTAGCAGACATGGATATTACACTCAAAGCTCTCAAG GAGACGGACATCGGAAGGCATGTAAACCGCTTGAGAAAGCATTCATCTAACGAAGTCCGGCGATTGGTTAAGCAACTCGTCAG GAGATGGAAAGATGTCGTGGACGAGTGGGTGAAATTGAATACACCAGGAGGAGGAACAGCAAATTCTGCTGCACTCATTG CTGATGGAGACTCCCCTCAACAGAACCCCCTAAAAAGCACGCAAAACGTTCATCACC atcattttcaggTTCCTGACTTTGCTTACTCTCCAAATCCACACA ATGGAAGCTCTGGGTCAGATAAGAATCACTCAGAGTCGGAGCCAAAAGGAAAAGCCGTTCCTTCCCGGAGGGAAACTCAAACCAAGACACCTGTGTCTGCCCTTGCAACTGCTtctgcttctccttctccaaAT AAACAGAGAGAACAAAAGGACAGCGCCATTGATCCTGAAAGGCTTGCTTCGGCAAGGAGACGACTTCAGGAAAACTACCAAGAAGCCCAAAATG CGAAAAAGCAAAGAACGATTCAAGTCATGGACCTTCACGAcataccaaaacccaaaaattcgTTTATTGGGAAGAAAGGTGGTTTCCAGGCGAGGCATTGGTGA
- the LOC122666748 gene encoding probable mediator of RNA polymerase II transcription subunit 26c isoform X2, with amino-acid sequence MDYDDFRSILRNSGVDLWTLMDTAISVASLDYGNELKDRRDGIVERLYSSMVPRCRNCEIDSMRTNNKEIKKLQQHSPVEPSIEKESSSHEGKGGSPSTPRSLDRDDDGDRSYGHSTIEDEETKILNIREHLEDPDQSEDYVISLLQNLADMDITLKALKETDIGRHVNRLRKHSSNEVRRLVKQLVRRWKDVVDEWVKLNTPGGGTANSAALIADGDSPQQNPLKSTQNVHHQVPDFAYSPNPHNGSSGSDKNHSESEPKGKAVPSRRETQTKTPVSALATASASPSPNKQREQKDSAIDPERLASARRRLQENYQEAQNAKKQRTIQVMDLHDIPKPKNSFIGKKGGFQARHW; translated from the exons ATGGACTATGATGATTTTAGATCGATTTTGAGGAATTCAGGGGTGGATCTATGGACTTTAATGGACACGGCAATCTCTGTTGCCTCTTTGGATTACGGAAACGAATTGAAGGATCGAAGAGATGGAATCGTAGAGCGGCTTTACTCGTCGATGGTTCCTCGATGTCGTAACTGTGAAATCGATTCAATGAGAACTAATAACAAAGAGATTAAAAAGCTGCAACAACATTCTCCGGTGGAACCTTCGATTGAAAAGGAGAGCAGTAGCCATGAAGGAAAGGGAGGTTCTCCTTCCACTCCGCGGTCACTTGACAGGGATGATGACGGAGATCGAAGCTATGGACACTCAACAATTGAGGACGAGGAGACTAAGATTCTCAATATCAGGGAGCATCTCGAAGATCCCGATcag TCGGAAGATTATGTGATAAGTCTGCTACAAAACCTAGCAGACATGGATATTACACTCAAAGCTCTCAAG GAGACGGACATCGGAAGGCATGTAAACCGCTTGAGAAAGCATTCATCTAACGAAGTCCGGCGATTGGTTAAGCAACTCGTCAG GAGATGGAAAGATGTCGTGGACGAGTGGGTGAAATTGAATACACCAGGAGGAGGAACAGCAAATTCTGCTGCACTCATTG CTGATGGAGACTCCCCTCAACAGAACCCCCTAAAAAGCACGCAAAACGTTCATCACCAG gTTCCTGACTTTGCTTACTCTCCAAATCCACACA ATGGAAGCTCTGGGTCAGATAAGAATCACTCAGAGTCGGAGCCAAAAGGAAAAGCCGTTCCTTCCCGGAGGGAAACTCAAACCAAGACACCTGTGTCTGCCCTTGCAACTGCTtctgcttctccttctccaaAT AAACAGAGAGAACAAAAGGACAGCGCCATTGATCCTGAAAGGCTTGCTTCGGCAAGGAGACGACTTCAGGAAAACTACCAAGAAGCCCAAAATG CGAAAAAGCAAAGAACGATTCAAGTCATGGACCTTCACGAcataccaaaacccaaaaattcgTTTATTGGGAAGAAAGGTGGTTTCCAGGCGAGGCATTGGTGA